Sequence from the Strix uralensis isolate ZFMK-TIS-50842 chromosome 1, bStrUra1, whole genome shotgun sequence genome:
AGTTTTTCCTGAGGAAGATGAAGAACTGGAAGTAAAGAACATGCCAtgtaaaagcagaatttttaGGGAATTCCTTGCTTGAGAAACATTACGAACGTTTCTTGATATCATTTGAACATGAACCTCTCAATACTAAGTTTTAATAAACTTTATTTCCCATCTGAGGAAAAAAGAACTATATTTTATGTTCTGGCAATGCTGAAAACAACTATCACTAAAACAAATCAAAGTGGAATTACTTTGCCAAAAGATAAACACTTTTTCAACTGATGATTCAAATAGTGGTTTATGTGTTCATGAAGTGCTACTTTCAAGTagcatttttcttgctgtttctctAAGTCTATTTagaaaaatgatagaaaaataacAGTCATTATTTCACTGTTAGAAATTGAGCTTAAAAAAAGGATTCTTGAGATTTTAGTGGTTAAAGCAAAGAAATAGTAACAACACCAGGAACAAATAATTTACCTGATTCTCTGCTCCATTTCTTCTAAGGTCTCCTTCTTTACTATGTCAAGCTCTTGCTGATGTTCCTTTCGCAGAGTACGCAAGTCTTTTTGAAGATTATTCACTTCTTTGCATAGTTTCTGTTTCTCCCTTTCAGTCTCTTCCAGTTTAGTCTGCAAATCCTTCTGCTGGTTCTGCATATCACCTAATAATTTCTGCAGCTCCAAACCAGATTTAGccttttcttcaacatttttctcaaaagctttcaGACTGTCATTTCTTTCATCCAACTGTTGCTGTAAAGCTTTTAGCTTTTCTTCATATCTCGAACTCATATCTTCCATCTCAGTCTTATGTACTTCATTTTCCTTCACTAGATTATTTTCCAACTCTTTTATCTTCTGTTCTAAAGATTGACTGACTGCCtccttttcctgcatttttttctggaaatctcCAATTACATTCTCCATATCAAGATGTTTTTGTTCTTTAGCTCTTAATTCTTCCCTACTGCTTGCTAAATCACCACTGCAACGAGCAAGCTCATCTGCTAACAATGAGTATTTTTTGGTTTGCTCCTCAAGTTCTTTCCTGAGGCTTTCAGCCTTACTCTGCTCCTCCTGATGGCTCTTCTCAACACATTCTAGTTTTTTAAGGAGCTCTTCCTGTTTGGTTTGCAGTTCTAGACGAGAGTCATTACTCTCTTGTTGCTCCTTTTCATACTTCTGCAACAGTTCATCTTTTTCAGTTAAGCCCTTCTGCAACACGTGCATTTTCTCTTTGTATGTCTGTTGGACGCTCTCaagcatgttatttttttcttgttctacaGCAGCTTTTACACTCTCTACTTTTTGCAACATTTCTTTCTCTAATTCTGTGGAATCTCTTgttgactttattttttcttctaaggaCTCAATTTTGGCCTCTCTCTCCTGCACTTTTTGTTCCAAGTCTCTTAACTGATTTTCTCTATCTTGCTTAAAttgctgttccttttcttccatcTGAGACATCAATTGCCTTTTAATAGAACCGATTTTTAGCTCTGCCTTCTTTTTTAGATCCGCCAGCTTAGTGTTGTTCTCTGCATTCAATCTCTCTTCTAATTCTTTCAGctcttcctctttgcttttaAGTATCCCTGACTTCATTTGAACAAATtccctctcctttgcttcaaattcagttttcagtGAACCTATTTGCTTCTCAAGATTAAGCACTTTTTCTTCAGCCTCCTTAAATCTATTGTCCTTTTCAAAAGCCACCCTCTCTGCCTGCTGGAGTTGCCAAGCTATCTCTTTTTGCTCTGTGTCTTTTTGTTCATTAGACTTTTTAAGTTTCTCCATCAAGGAatcattttctgaagttttctgagCAACGTGTTCTTCTAGTTCAGCAATTCTTGCTGCTTGGTTTTTTAACTTTGCAGTTAACTCACTTTcttgtttttccctcttgttttgcttttgttccaATTCACTTTTCAAACTATCgagattcttgctttctttagCTAGCTGCTCCTTCAGTTTATTTAGCTCTTCACCTTTTTTATTGGCTTCAGTATTGCTTAATTCAAGTTTGCTCTGCAAATCTTTAATAGTATCGTGATTTTGTGTAAACCTGGTTTGTGCTTTCATCTTCCACTCAGACAGCTTGGCCGTGCAATGATCTACCTGCTGAAGAGCTGATGCTTTTTCTTGACTCAGCGTCTCAACTCTGGCCGATAACTCCTGTACCTGGTTTAACAACTGCAACCGATCCTCTTCATGTTGCTTGCTTAACAGAGACATGGCTGCTTCCTTTTCCGTTAAACTTATCATGCTTTCAAGTCTAACATTAAGGTCACTAATTGTTTTGTTGAGAGCAGAGATCTCGGATACTTTTTCCTGGAGTTCCTCCCTCATTGAGGTGACAGCATTGATATTTTCAGATAATTCTTTCCTCAGCTGTGTTATAcaagtttctttttctgatgctgCTTGCTGCTGGTGCCCTCCCTCTTTTTGCAACTGTTCCTTTTCTGTTACAAGTCCTTCAATGTCAGCTCTCATGGACGTAATTAAATTGTCCTTCTCTTGCAGCTGTTGCATTGACTTTTGCAAAGAAGTACTCACAGCAGAATGATGCTCTGTTACTTCTCTAAGTTGAGCTTCTAGTTCAAGAATCTTACTCGTTTTAATTAATACTGCTTCTTTAACTTCTGCAGTTCGGCGCTTGCAATCTGCAATCTTGCATGTTACTATGCCAATTTTTTCACTACATTTTTCAATTAATTCATTGATTTTTGTTTGCAATAAAGCTTCAGCGTTCTTCCAGCAAGCATCTAACTGAGCTACAAGTTCTCCTGACAGCCTTTTAAACTCAGCTTCTTTTAGCTGAATTGcctctatttttttctcataattttcaTGATCTTTATACTGAGAAGACTGCACATCTTGGAGTTTCTCTTCAAGTGTTTTCAGTGTATCAGCCAGCTCGGTAATTTTGGCTTTGTCCTTTTCTTCAACTGCTTTCTGTTCACTGAGCTGTTCCTGAAGTCCTGACTGCTCTTTCAGGGACTGATTAAGATCACCTTCCAATTTTTTCAACTGTGTTTTCAGGTCACTTTCCTTATCTGACAAAGCAGTCACCTTAGCCACTGACTGCCTTAGCTGTTCTTGCAATTCCTTCAGGGACTCCTCCCTTTTCACCTGTTCTTCCTTCAGGTGGGTTATTTCTGCTCTGGTGCTCTCCTCCTCAGCGCTGAAGGTGGCAAGTTTCTGTTTCAGGTCTCCAACTTCCTGCTCTTTCTCTTGCAGTTCCATTTCATGCTTTTCCTGGAGCTCTTCAACCTGCTGATGGAGTTTCTTTTCCCAACTTTGGGTAATTTCTTCCAACTCCCTTCTATGAGCCTCAGCAAGACTCTCCAGTTGCTCTTTCTGATTAGATTCTAGTTTTGACACAGCATCGTTGATTCCAGCTGAGCTGGCATGTGCCATTTCCAACATTTTAGCATTGAATTCGCTCTCTTTCTGACTGAACTCCAATTGCTTGTTTTCAAGCTCTTTTTTTAGCTTAGCTTCCTGCTCAGCAAGATTCTTTTTGAAAGTTTCCTGCATATCTTttgatttctgtttaattttctccattttgttatCCTGACGTTTCAGCTTACTTTCATATTCTTCTTGTAGAGCACTCATTCTCTCCTCTGTGGCTAACAGTTTCTGTTTAAGCTCTTCCACTTGCTTGTTCTGTAACTTCATGTGTtcaatttcattttccttctcacttAGAATTCTCTTTGTATCATCAGCCTCTCTTTGTAGATCCTTCAGCTGACATTCGTATTGTTGTGTTAGAGAGGtttctttctgtgtattttcattCCTTTGCTCTTGCAAATGCTGCTTCAGGTCATGTACCTGAGAGATGTATGCCTCTAACTCATTCTTGACATCATTCAGCTGGGATTCAGTTCTTTCTAGCTGCTCACTAAGTTGCAATTTTTCACCTTCAAGATCTGTcagcttttgctgcagctttgCTAATTCCTCTTCATAAATCTTTGCTTGCTCATTAGACGTACTCCGATGAGACTCTGAAAGCTCCTCTAGCTTTGCAGACACTTGTACAAATTCAGCTTCAGATCTTTCTGAAGATTCCTTCAATTTCTGTTCATGTGCTTTTAGTTCCTCCAAATGTCTGTCCTTCTCCTCCAATGACTGCCTGAGTTGGTTGAGCTCCTCTTTGAGTACCTTCTCAACTCCTTGAATAGACATTTCATGCTCTTTTAACATaatttcaacctcttctttgtgccttttcctctcttcttccaacTTTCCTTCCAATTCTTGCTCTGCTTCACACACTTTACTATTCAATGCAGAGAGCTCTTGTTCTAAATCATGACGTATTTTTAGTGCTTCTGATAGCTCAGAAGACAGGGCTTCTAATTCTGTTTGTTTCGCATCaagtttttctaatgttttttcaTTCATCTCTTCTATGTGTGCACGGaaaactgtttctttctccttcaaaatTGTAGCTATCTCTTGTTGttgtttctctctcattttttctatttcagttacTTGTTGTTGCTTTAAGATTTGAAGTTTTTCTGTCCAAAGCTTTTCCTGCTGCTCTTTCATGTTTTCCGGTTTATTCTTGTGTTTTTCAACCATACAATTTATTTCCTtagtgtgctgctttttttcagacTCCATCAGAGTACTTAATTCCTCTGATTGCTTTCTGTCATCTTGCGAATACTTTGCAAGAGAGCTTTCCAGTTCAAGAACCCTCTgttagaaaatacagttttaaaagagTATCAATACTCAAAAGGTAacaagagaaaatttaaaaaaatctcaccagGTTCACATAACTACAActtattccattattttttagTGAATATCAACTATTTCTATAAGCCTTTCATGCACCTAGTTTctgctcagctttgcttccattATGGTTAGTTATTTAATAAAAGGTTTTCTCTTTCATTGTGGTGAAAATACATACAATAAAAACTTAGAAAGAATTTAActtatacaaataaaataattcatgtgATATTTATGAGATACACACTCATTTTTTCTTGTTAAGCTAAAGTGCCAACACATAGGATGAAAGACATCAAGAGTCTACGTGAGTATTATCGACCTACTGATTTATCTTAATTCCACACATCTCATGGAGATTCTGCTGTGAAGGTAAAATGGTTCTATAGGCAAAACTTTCAAACTAATATTTGGGAGTGGTGGAATAATGTACAAACTTGCATTAGCAGATAATACAATCTTAGCCATTACATAAAGCAAGGGACACTTCAAAAAtttaagcacatttttttaatttattcaagtTTCCTTATAAGTGTTTGTATGCTAGCAGTACCCAGAAGTTAAACAGTTTGAAGTTTAACTCTCCTGTacaacatatataaaaattatgcAGATGGATACAAATTAATATCCCACGCCATGACAGCAAGTGAATGCAGTTGTATATTTTGTAAACATTGTGAGATTAAAACAACCCAATCACAATAAATCCACAGTATCTGTAAACTGCCACAGGTAAAATATATACTAAAAGGAATTCCTGTAAACGTTTACCCCTTTGGAATCTTTACTCACAGTTCTATAAATCTCTACTACTTCACGCATCTTCTGAACCTTCCTGTCACATGCTGACTGTAttgctttcttctgcagctctAATTCTTCTAAAGCTAGGGATCCTTGCTCCTCTTGTTCTTGAAGCGTTTTTAAACACTCACTCTGGTTTCTTTCCTGTATCAAAAATTATgattaaaacaataaatataGTCATCACACCTTCAAAAACAGTATAATAGAAAATTTACAAACAAGTTCATAGGAGTCATACACTAGGCACCTGTATTTTCACCACACGCACAGAGTTTGTATTTTGtctgtgaaaacaaaatcattataaatcacttccattttctcttcttgGGAACCATTTGTCTTTCTATGAAAAACATATCTCAATCCagcctttcattttgttttgtttaacacaATTGAGAGTAACACCTTAGAGGAATAAAGGTCTGTTCTCACTTGATTCCActgctaaattatttttaagcttCTATtccttataattaaaaaataacctgagaaataggtaggaaaaaaatatagtcaGGAAGAGACTGTCAAAGTCCCTCAGTCCTACTCACCAACCATCATGGAGGAGCACAAAAGAGAATCTACTATTTGTTAGGTAAAATTACATGATCTAAAGTGGATTACAGCttatgaaaaagaacaaagaatcCAGTGATTCCTCCCAGCCTGAcctagaagaaaattcttttctgaGGTCAAACACTATGAATAGTTAACCCTGCTCACATAATAcaacacaatcacagaatcatctaggttggaaagaaccttgaagatcatccagtccaaccattaacctaacattgacagttcccaactacaccagatccctcagcgctgggtcaacccgactcttaaacacctccagggatggggacgccaccactgccctgggcagcccattccaacgcccaactaccccttctggaaagaaatacttcctaatatccagtctaatccttccctggcgcaacatgaagccattccctcttgtcttatcgctcatgacttggttaaagagactcatccccagctctctgcaacctcctttcaggtagttgtagagggcgatgaggtctcccctcagcctcctcttctccagactaaacccccccagttccctcagccgctccccatcagacctgtgctccagaccctgcaccagctccgttgctcttctctggacacgctcaagtaattcaatgtcctttttggagtgaggggcccaaaactgaacacagtattcgaggtgcggcctcaccagtgccgagtacagggggacagtcacttccctgtccctgctggccacgctatttctgatacaagccaggatgccattggccttcttggccacctgggcacactgctggctcctgttcagccggctgtcaatcaacacccccgggtccctctctgactggcagctctccagccactcctccccaagcctgtagcgctgctggggttgttgtggcccaagtgcagcacccggcatttggccttattgaagctcatacagttggccttagcccatcgctccagcctgtccagatctctctgcagagcctccctaccctcgagcagatcaacactcccacccaacttggtgtcatctgcaaacttactgagggtgcactcgatcccctcgtctagatcatcaagaaagatgttaaacaggagtggccccaaaaccaagccctgggggacaccactcgtgaccggccgccaaccggatttaactccattcaccacaactctttgggcccggccatccagccagttttttacccagcaaagcatgtgcccatccaagccacgagcacccagttttgccaggagaatgctgtgggaaacggtgtcaaaggccttactgaagtcaaggtaaactacatccacagcctttccctcatccaataagcaggtcgccctgtcgtagaaggagatcaggtttgtcaagcaggacctgtctttcacaaacccatgctgactgggcctcatcatttggttgtcccgcatgtgttgtaagatggtactctggatgagctgctccatcagcttcctgggcaccgacgtcaagctgacaggcctgtaatttcctggatcatccttctgacccttcttatatatgggcatcatattggccagtttccaatctgtcgggacctccccagacagccaggactgctggtaaatgatggaaagtggcttggcaagcaccccagtcagctccttcagcacccttgggtgtatcccatcaggtcccatagacttgtgtatgtctatgtgatgcagtaggtcactgactgtctcctggattgcggggggcgtcgttctcccagtctctgtcttctggctgaggaggctggattccctcaatacaactagtcctgttattaaagactgaggcaaagaaggcatcaaggacctcagccttctcctcatcacttgttaccacgtttcctcccgcatccagcaggggatggagactctccctggcctttcttttgctgctgacatacttatagaaacatttcttgttatccttgattgctgaagccacaATGATACCAACACTTTTCAAGTAACAGCCTCATTCTTTGTACCTCTTTTACTCTAGTTGCTCTGGCTAATCGCCAATGATccagaggaagaaattaaaaaaaaatatctaacaaaaggaattttaaaaataaaagaagtctttCCCACAAGATGCAGCTGTTAGTGAGCAGTGATAGTGATTACCATTATTCAGTCTTGTATCACCGCAGCTGCTTTCCCTTCATGTTGCTGAAGTGTCTGACCTCTTTGACTTTTGGAGGACACTTTGTATCTTTGAGTGCAGGACTCTCACTACAGAACAGGGTCAGATTAAGACTTCTAGTTCCACCTCACACTTAGAGAAACGTCTTTCTACACTTTTTAGGGATACTTACAAGAGCTAACTTCATCTTGCCCTGGAAAGCCTTTTCTTGGGCCTGTAATCTCTTATTTAGCTCCTGATCTTTGGTAGCCATTTCttttttatggtatttttctAGTTCAGCAACACGCTTCTCTGAAGACTTCTGTGAACCAGTCAGAAAAAAActgatttcaaaatattaaataacactTTGTATTATTTCTTAATAAGAAAAGCAGTGCAAAAGAGAGAGGAAACCAGAACCATCTCTTTGCTGCCTTTGAATAAGTAACAGTCACTTGGAACGCTTCATATTGAGCCCTGAGAGTTGCTATTTTCAAGCTTGAAGTTATCCATCTTCCTTCTCAAGTCTTTCACTGTTCTACTAAAAGAAACACCAAATTTTCTAAAGACTCGTCGACCAAGGTGAACTTAcatgttttcagtttcagttcaaATGTGGTAATAAATTGGAAAAGGAACTTCTGTCTCTAGCTTTCCCTGCATTCTTATTATTTCGTGAGCCAGAAAGTCAAGTGATGATACTCTATGTAGACAGCTATCTATGATCTATATACATGCTTTATTTAAGAATAATGTAATGCAAGTAAGTTCTTCCCCTAAAGCATCAGTCTATTCTCTTAGAAAAATTACTAACATAACAAATGCCAACACAAGAACTGTAATTTAAAGGTGTTTAAATTTACAGCTTTGCAAGGCACATGCAGTACTTCTGCAATGTCTACCTGAATACACCAAATGAAGCAAATTTTAGCAATTCTTAACTAGCAAACAGTTTGGCAACAAGTTCTTAAGGGTTTACACATACTGGGCTAGGATAACCATTAAAAGTACTTAGTATTAAACCCCAAAATCCTGGAGGAGATGCGTGAGCTGACCgccattaatttcttcttcttgacTTCCTTTAAAGTCTCAAGTGTACTTctagtaaataattttattaaatactgTGAAACAAGGAGTAATACTGTTCATTTTTATATGCCTCTAATGTACTGATTTTAAactgttagagaaaaaaaaaatctatatggGGAGTTTTCTGTTCTGTCTTAAGTAAATCTTTAAtcctagaaattaatttttatagaACTTATTAAATCAGAAAAATGTTATAACATTATGATATACTAATGTATTTTACAACTATAGTTTAATTGTAATTGAATTATTAGATTAAAAGCCAATACAAGGTGAGTTTCAGCTTTTACCTTCATAATCTCAATCACCTCTTGTTTCACTCTGGTTAACTCCCGTTGAAGAGTTACCCTCTCTTCCTCACTTGCCTTTTCTACTGCTTTGATTTTTTCATCCATTTCTGCCTGCAATTTCTTCCGGGCTTCCTCTGTCTTCTGGGCAAGACTCAGAGCCCTCTCAAGCTCTTCaaaagctgcaaagaaaaaaaagtatatgatAGTCAAGAAATATCAATGTCCCTTGATAGAAGAACAGAGTTCTCAGTAACTGTAAATTACACAAGTAACAGAAGAATGAACTTCGGCATCCATCAAGAATTCACATGGGTTTATATctagaaaggaaagagaattgACAAATAGATGTGAATGTCTTCCAACACATTCTGTAGCTTCTATTTCTTCCCCTAAAATCACTATAAAATACATAAACCGTATAAAGAAACTATGGCTCCTCTTCTGGCTATATGTGCTGAATAActttgaagaagaggaagaaagctgCATGAAGAAAAGGCAACTCACAAGTTGTTCTTCCACTAAAACAACCAGACAGAAGCATAAACCAGGAATAACTGCTATGCAGGTCAGTTTTTACTGAATCATGAAAGAGTTCTTCCTGAACAGAACACCGAAGTACAATACCAGGCACTTTATTTACCTAAGAGTTGTTCATTTCAAACTGTACAACCTAGATAATCTTCTCTTTAAACTGTGGGTTTGGTGGAGTCCATACAAagctaattttattatttcactaCTTACATTTAATGTAAACTACTATCAGTGCAATTCAGAGAGACTGGAAAAATGCTTGTGTGTTATGAAGACTGTCCTGTGCTTCTAAACTTCacaaataaaatgtaagaaaaaaatattaacatttgcTCCCAGAAAACCTCAATGTCcataaaatgtttcaaaagaaCACTGAAGTTGCAGTGATAAAGATAAGATGCACAAGTCTGCTTTTAGAAATCGGAACCAGTAATTCCACAGCTTCTTCCCATGCTAAGGAGAAGTATTCTAACATACTTCATTCACTTCATAGATGATCACTTagatgtaaaaagaaacaaaataaattcctGTGTTGTGAGctggtttttttattactattattactcaATACCAGTATCTGAGTTCCTCACTGAAACTGATGGCAGAATCTGTATAGAATTACACAAGACTAGAATTTGATCACTATTAGGGAAATCTCTTTTCCTGAATAGATCGTGAATGTGGAAAACCCCTGCTGCATATCTAAGGAAAATTCAGACTAGTATATGCTTAAATTTGTTGCATAGAACAACTTTGGCCAAACACCTCCATAAAACTCAAAATCACAGTGCAAATATCAAGACTGTAATTTATCAGAGCACAAAACCCCTAGAAGTATATTATTTTACTATACCCTGGAGGACTACTTGGATACTATTCTGggagcaaaaataataattttcaaagtgTTATTTAGTATGCTAAGCTTTCTACCACTTAGTTCTACCCCCAAAAGAAGATCATAACAGACACATACATTTCTAGTTTCCTTGATTCACCATTATTTGGTAGGCATACACAGCAATTTTTGTAATCCTTGTTTTTTTGAAACTAGTAACACTCAGGTACAAGTTTCAGAAGTGAATAATAATTTCCATTCCACATATTCTGATAATATTCAAACCTGAAGCTTTTAACCACAATCTATACTTTTGAAGCAATACTGCAAATATATTTCCAAGTAACTTAATTCCATAAAATTGCATTCACCCAACTTCTGACCTTTTCcagaattttcttctattttctgaGGCAACCCTTCTCTGACTACTCACAGCAACGATCATGTTTTAGAGCAAAACAGGGCTGTTACTGACCCTGGCAATACCAAAGGCCATCATTGTATCCACTTTTTCACTCCTAACCAATGAATACTAGAATTCATTACAAAAAATTAGAAGCACTAGAGattattttaaacagcaaaccagtctaaaacaaaaagcaagcatgCACGAGGCTTATAGCTCCTTGCTTTCCAAGCACAGTTCTTCACAGTCCCCACCAAGGCATTTGCCACCTGGGACCCACAGGACTCAAGTCCTCTCCCCTGGCCACCCCAGGCACAACTGTGTTATGAACACAGCCTGCAAAGTTGTTTTTGGAGAACGGCACCAGCTTCCCTGATGCTTCTCTCGCCCCTGACAAAAGCAAGTACAGCCAGCAAAATTGGCAAAGTCCTTCAGTACTACAGCATCgtaaacagctttttaaaaaaaagaacaaaaacaaaaaaccaaccctatAGACCATTACAGAGTATAGCTTGAAAATAAAGCCTGCAAGTAAAAGattgttattttacttttctatAGATGTTTTCTGATTCTTGTTCTCAGTAACAtatacttcattttcatttgagaaaCCTGTATCTTCTGTAAAAGGAAGGAGAATGCGTTTGCCATAGCCCACAAATCCATCAAAGAGAAGACATCCAGGTTCACACTAGGATTGACTACTGATATGTAAGAGCTGAGCAACATGCAGTACAACAGCTGCATCACCATCGTCACAAGCAGGATGCCAATACAAAAGCTAGACAAAAGCTGATGGATAAAACGCCAAGGGGgtatgaaagcagaaagaagcaaCACTTCACAGAACCACGCTTAGCTCTCTAAAAGTTAAATTATATGCATCTCAGGCACTTACAGCACTTaagcaaaacagaacatttttattcGAAGTAGTTAATTCTAGTGTAGCATGACACAACCGAGTTTCAAACCAGATGAGGGGTAAACTATCATCAAGCAGACAGAACATGGTCtaaattattactgttattatttttttcatctatgGGAGATTTTAATTCTACTGTCAATAAAAGCCTGGAATAAAAGTCCACGTTTTTATCCAAATACGTCTATTCTGAATGCAAAGACTAAAGGCACTGCCTGTGTTCTTCCCCAACCAGCGGAGCTACCGTTGAGGGAAGATCTTTTAACCAAGGCACTGGTTAAGCAAAGTCTCATAAAGGCACAGTGGCAAATCAGAAACAGGAAGAAGGACACCAACAGAGTCTCAGGTGAGTCTTGCAAAATCCCATTCATGTGACCAAGCCAGACAAACAGGAAACCTTCATGTGCAGTATATAAATGACACAAAGAGCCTGAGCAGAGTTTAAGAAGTGCAAGGTTGCAAAACTGATCTTTACAAAACGTGCTAGAGAGTTGACTGCTTTACACAGGCTACTCCAAAGCACCCGTCTCAGTTCCCTTCGCCTTGCCTCTCCTACCCACTGTCACACCAGTCCGTACTGTAAAGGGCTTCTTGCTTACTCTCCCGACGCTGCAGACATGGTATCTTCAACTACAGTGCCATCTACTGCTGAAAACTGCGAAGAAAGCACTCAACAGGATGGCAAAGGAGGGATTTTTACATTTCCTTACTGAAGGCTGAGAGCAGGCACCTTGTCAAAAGTCTGAGAAACCAAGGTTGAATTCACTTCCTATAGTTGATGTGTGCACATAGGCAGGATTTCAGATGCACAGTCCAAgcttcttgtttctctgcagcaagGTGCAAAGCATACGTTAATTAAGCTCACAAAAGAAAGTGTCACCTACAAAGAATGCCAAAGTAAAGCAAAATGAATTTGCTTTCTAAAGACTTTGTTTACTGTACAGAAAACTCTAAGTAAGTAATCTGCATCCTGAGAAGTCAGAAAGGACTTATGCCAAGTAGTTTCAGGAGAAACAAACTTCAATTTACCAGTAAATTTACAAATACTAGAAATAGCTTTGTTGAAGTAAAATGTAAGTAATTGATGTACATTGCAAAGCgttagaaaaaaaagatcagttgCAGTTACTTCAAGTAAAAGTGCCTGAGAAGCACAGAATTTACTTTTTAGAGCCCAGTTCAAGCACCCAATGTGTGATGTAAGAAAAAAGAGCCCTT
This genomic interval carries:
- the GOLGA4 gene encoding golgin subfamily A member 4 isoform X10, whose product is MMDCWKYVFSYMVPTEFLSATHSRRRTSADQSDDGTSTSDEELLAGMIAEPAFLSEYTIFALDPTKQPKPQSDGVTLAKQPLPRSTENNGSGQASPQLSDTRSFAQRLQLRVPSMESLFRSPVKESLFCSSSKESLIQASSRDSLNRLDLDAAGSTFDSTSDMESETEEPLRNMDSLSKEQMRQRLRRMERSLGNYRGKYSELVSAYQVIQREKKKLQAILSQSQDKALRRIGELREELQMDQQAKKHLQEEFDASLEEKDQLISVLQTQVLLLKRRLQNGQIGTELPDSNIQSEPQVQSPIEEITTENTVEPGSNEHNEDSVKTLETLNQRVKRQENLLQRCKEMIQSHKERCAQLTNEKEALQEQLEERLQELEKMKDLQMAEKTKLITQLRDAKNLIEQLEQDKGMVIAETKRQMHETLEMKEEEIAQLRARIKQITTKGEELKEQKEKSERAAFEELERALSLAQKTEEARKKLQAEMDEKIKAVEKASEEERVTLQRELTRVKQEVIEIMKKSSEKRVAELEKYHKKEMATKDQELNKRLQAQEKAFQGKMKLALERNQSECLKTLQEQEEQGSLALEELELQKKAIQSACDRKVQKMREVVEIYRTRVLELESSLAKYSQDDRKQSEELSTLMESEKKQHTKEINCMVEKHKNKPENMKEQQEKLWTEKLQILKQQQVTEIEKMREKQQQEIATILKEKETVFRAHIEEMNEKTLEKLDAKQTELEALSSELSEALKIRHDLEQELSALNSKVCEAEQELEGKLEEERKRHKEEVEIMLKEHEMSIQGVEKVLKEELNQLRQSLEEKDRHLEELKAHEQKLKESSERSEAEFVQVSAKLEELSESHRSTSNEQAKIYEEELAKLQQKLTDLEGEKLQLSEQLERTESQLNDVKNELEAYISQVHDLKQHLQEQRNENTQKETSLTQQYECQLKDLQREADDTKRILSEKENEIEHMKLQNKQVEELKQKLLATEERMSALQEEYESKLKRQDNKMEKIKQKSKDMQETFKKNLAEQEAKLKKELENKQLEFSQKESEFNAKMLEMAHASSAGINDAVSKLESNQKEQLESLAEAHRRELEEITQSWEKKLHQQVEELQEKHEMELQEKEQEVGDLKQKLATFSAEEESTRAEITHLKEEQVKREESLKELQEQLRQSVAKVTALSDKESDLKTQLKKLEGDLNQSLKEQSGLQEQLSEQKAVEEKDKAKITELADTLKTLEEKLQDVQSSQYKDHENYEKKIEAIQLKEAEFKRLSGELVAQLDACWKNAEALLQTKINELIEKCSEKIGIVTCKIADCKRRTAEVKEAVLIKTSKILELEAQLREVTEHHSAVSTSLQKSMQQLQEKDNLITSMRADIEGLVTEKEQLQKEGGHQQQAASEKETCITQLRKELSENINAVTSMREELQEKVSEISALNKTISDLNVRLESMISLTEKEAAMSLLSKQHEEDRLQLLNQVQELSARVETLSQEKASALQQVDHCTAKLSEWKMKAQTRFTQNHDTIKDLQSKLELSNTEANKKGEELNKLKEQLAKESKNLDSLKSELEQKQNKREKQESELTAKLKNQAARIAELEEHVAQKTSENDSLMEKLKKSNEQKDTEQKEIAWQLQQAERVAFEKDNRFKEAEEKVLNLEKQIGSLKTEFEAKEREFVQMKSGILKSKEEELKELEERLNAENNTKLADLKKKAELKIGSIKRQLMSQMEEKEQQFKQDRENQLRDLEQKVQEREAKIESLEEKIKSTRDSTELEKEMLQKVESVKAAVEQEKNNMLESVQQTYKEKMHVLQKGLTEKDELLQKYEKEQQESNDSRLELQTKQEELLKKLECVEKSHQEEQSKAESLRKELEEQTKKYSLLADELARCSGDLASSREELRAKEQKHLDMENVIGDFQKKMQEKEAVSQSLEQKIKELENNLVKENEVHKTEMEDMSSRYEEKLKALQQQLDERNDSLKAFEKNVEEKAKSGLELQKLLGDMQNQQKDLQTKLEETEREKQKLCKEVNNLQKDLRTLRKEHQQELDIVKKETLEEMEQRIRCEQEDIELKHNSTLKQLMREFNTQLAQKERELETAVKEAISKAQEVETELIENHHIETTQLHKKIADKDDDLKRTVKKYEEILEAREEEMTAKVRELQAQLEDLKKEYKQKMAEEQHWNSEKVKITELQAQLAQKTTLVNDSKLKEQELREQIHVLEDQLKNYEKNVYVTSVGTPYGDENLHHTDVSLFGEPAEFEYLRKVLFEYMMGRETKTMAKVITTLLKFPADQTQKILEREDARPLFASPRRGIF